The proteins below come from a single Mycosarcoma maydis chromosome 19, whole genome shotgun sequence genomic window:
- a CDS encoding putative dolichyl-diphosphooligosaccharide--protein glycosyltransferase subunit STT3, translating to MSPGASSRGAGTGAGAGTRTAYRLPTLSSEANKNVLSLLRLIIIFLIAGAAVSSRLFAVVRHESIIHEFDPWFNFRATKVLTTDGFYRFWNWFDATAWYPLGRAAGGTAYPGLMVTSGAIYNLFHSLNIPVDIRNICVLLAPAFSGLTAWATYMFTAAMKDDAAGLLAAAFIGIAPGYISRSVAGSYDNEAIAIFLLMMTFYLWIKALKDGSALWGVATALFYFYMVAAWGGYVFITNMIPLHALVLILMGRFSSRLYVSYSSFYALGTLASMQVPFVGFQPVRTSEHMAALGVFGLLQLVAFVELIRSHVPSKQFKLLLVAFVVLVATLAFGALVALTYAGYIAPWTGRFYSLWDTAYAKKHIPIIASVSEHQPPAWPAFFFDLEMLIFLFPVGVFLLFKELRDEHVFVIIYAVMASYFAGVMVRLMLTLTPVVCVSAAIAMSTLLQTYLDPKEPTPLVEGDDDPEDESVLKPTRSAAASRKGADTATASREGTVGSSDSELFRPVSPVFRASSFTSSKFGVFGLDSRFFVTIYSLLLLLVFVLHCTFVTSTAYSSPSVVLASRNADGSQHIIDDFREAYYWLRQNTASDAKVMSWWDYGYQISGMADRPTLVDNNTWNNTHIATVGKAMCSPEDKSYPILQKHDVDYVLIIFGGLLGFSGDDINKYLWMIRIAQGVWPDEVREADYFTPRGEYKIDDGASKTMRDSLLYKMSYYRFNDLFGGRPGMDRVRQTPGPSKSPELEYLDEAFTSENWIVRIYEVKKPDALGRDLPGVKGFESGKRRKRAFALPAAATTKNK from the coding sequence ATGTCGCCTGGTGCATCATCAAGAGGTGCTGGcactggtgctggtgctggcacACGCACCGCCTACCGTCTGCCAACGCTCTCATCCGAAGCTAACAAGAACGtcctctcgctgctgcgtctcATCATTATCTTCCTCATCGCAGGCGCTGCCGTATCATCTCGCCTTTTTGCAGTGGTTCGACATGAGAGCATCATTCACGAGTTCGACCCATGGTTCAACTTTCGCGCTACCAAGGTGTTGACGACAGACGGATTTTACAGGTTTTGGAACTGGTTCGATGCGACAGCGTGGTATCCGCTTGGACGTGCTGCCGGTGGAACCGCATATCCGGGTCTCATGGTCACCTCTGGTGCTATCTACAACCTGTTCCATTCGCTCAACATCCCCGTCGACATTCGAAACATCTGCGTGCTTCTCGCTCCTGCATTCTCCGGTCTCACCGCTTGGGCCACCTACATGTTCACCGCAGCCATGAAggatgatgctgctggcttgcttgcagctgctttTATTGGTATTGCTCCAGGGTATATCTCGAGATCTGTCGCTGGATCGTACGACAACGAAGCCATCGCAATTTTCTTGCTCATGATGACCTTCTACCTGTGGATAAAAGCGCTAAAGGACGGCTCGGCGCTGTGGGGTGTAGCTACCGCCCTGTTCTACTTTTATATGGTAGCCGCTTGGGGAGGATATGTCTTCATCACCAACATGATTCCTCTGCACGCGCTGGTGCTCATCCTCATGGGGCGATTTAGTTCACGCCTCTACGTTTCCTATTCGAGCTTTTACGCCTTGGGCACCCTTGCATCCATGCAGGTACCCTTCGTCGGCTTCCAACCCGTTCGAACCAGCGAACATATGGCAGCCCTCGGTGTCTTTGGTCTActccagctcgtcgccttTGTCGAACTCATCCGCTCGCACGTGCCTAGCAAGCAATTCAAGCTTTTACTTGTGGCGTtcgtcgtgctcgtcgccacTTTGGCATTTGGTGCTCTTGTAGCGCTGACTTATGCTGGATATATCGCGCCTTGGACAGGTCGATTCTACTCGCTTTGGGATACTGCTTacgccaagaagcacaTCCCCATCATCGCATCCGTGTCCGAACACCAGCCTCCCGCGTGGCCTGCGTTCTTCTTCGACTTGGAGATGCTCATCTTCCTGTTCCCCGTCGGCGTGTTTTTGCTGTTCAAGGAGCTAAGGGACGAGCACGTTTTTGTTATCATCTACGCCGTCATGGCGAGTTACTTTGCTGGTGTCATGGTTCGTCTCATGCTGACTTTGACCCCTGTGGTCTGTGTCAGCGCCGCAATCGCAATGAGCACGCTGTTGCAGACATATCTCGATCCCAAGGAACCCACACCTCTCGTGGAGGGTGATGATGATCCGGAGGACGAGTCGGTGCTCAAACCCACTCGTTCAGCGGCAGCTTCGCGCAAAGGAGCTGACACCGCTACAGCCTCAAGGGAAGGTACCGTCGGGTCCTCGGATTCAGAGCTTTTCCGCCCTGTTTCACCCGTTTTCCGAGCCTCGTCCTTCACAAGCTCCAAGTTTGGCGTCTTCGGACTCGACTctcgcttcttcgtcaCCATCTACtctctgctgttgctgctcgtctttgtgCTGCACTGCACGTTCGTCACTTCCACCGCATACTCTTCCCCCTCGGTCGTTCTCGCTTCACGCAACGCCGACGGATCACAGCACATCATCGACGATTTCCGCGAAGCCTACTACTGGCTACGCCAAAACACGGCCTCGGACGCCAAAGTTATGTCGTGGTGGGACTACGGCTACCAGATCTCCGGCATGGCCGACCGACCCACGCTGGTCGACAACAACACTTGGAACAACACGCACATCGCCACCGTGGGTAAAGCCATGTGTTCTCCCGAAGATAAATCCTACCCCATCTTACAAAAGCATGACGTCGACTATGTCCTTATCATCTTCGGCGGTCTGCTCGGCTTTAGCGGGGACGACATCAACAAGTATCTCTGGATGATCAGGATCGCTCAGGGTGTTTGGCCAGACGAAGTGCGTGAGGCCGACTACTTTACACCCCGTGGTGAGTacaagatcgacgatggggcgagcaagacgatgcgCGACAGTCTGTTGTACAAGATGAGCTACTACAGGTTCAACGATCTGTTCGGAGGAAGGCCGGGGATGGATAGGGTGAGGCAGACGCCGGGACCGAGCAAGAGTCCCGAGTTAGAGTATTTGGACGAAGCGTTTACCAGCGAGAACTGGATCGTGAGGATCTACGAGGTTAAGAAGCCTGATGCGCTTGGTAGAGACTTGCCGGGCGTGAAAGGGTTTGAGAGCGgcaagaggaggaagagggcgTTTGCGTTACCTGccgcagcaacaacaaaGAACAAGTAA
- a CDS encoding tethering complex subunit PEP3 (related to DigA protein) — translation MFDDFVQSSSSQQTTPPPNQRRKNAYTGSLHTNGHASIPPRFSDVTYDSINDGFEPDHYGGRGIDEQDTIHDGFGAPLLDPIAALETGFVSSDAGPSSHSEPIFQLGRVQYAFSAPLALMTVSSNILTMCLYAYPNPSQSSSPFPTAPPKLVRINLDDPEHSQEADIPIPPTPRAARNAPPPDPSTLGPHKMFADPSGLHLLLAMRNGDNYYWASGWRKARLLPKLKGHIIESVAWNKESQSSPSAVARKRTPNSSPSLSTTRQILLGTRSGDIYEAVITAAVGSDPDDGDIFDKIARRTAGTGAERGDVDRVVRHMTTLPERQPVTGLVAEFFPRTAPAPSVDSSAAAPFSVSSELLRAVVIATTSTRIYEYIGILAKTRADDTDSQSLFDKLFLPYRGDSSPNLKSELPGDLPYSELHTWTPSSSKHTSALAWLTGPGVYHGLLSYPSDATAGDSVIETANLLPYPAIAIEDENNNSPSKRRSRISSTSNGDQIAFNQGGAPITEIPLSIALTEFHFVLLYQDRVMAISSLDDHVIFEEALPLKPHERVIGTAVDVTKQTYWIYTDASIFELVLRDEDRHVWRVYLDRGSFDTALKYAKPGVQRGTVLSFQGDRFFAEGKYIQAAQCYAQTFMRAFEEIVLRFTDAEQRDALRYYLVMRLERLDRTYDVAQRIMLATWLVEIYLSKINQLEDVAAAEAASQDVDNYRLEITMITEELHQFLSTYRSLLDPHTTFDLIKKHGRSDVYLHFASVIGDHPRIVRHHVQAKQWTKAIDAINKQGSLELYYSFASVLMRHAPAQTVDCWTRQRKLEPRQLIPALLQHKPDLDLGETDQAVKYLSIIIAGKNGNKDTAIHNLLLTLLARNASRYPKREETKQELLRFIDDAKPNPLTGHPYFDLDYALRTCLSQGQMEACVRIYAKMSLFESAVELAIREGEVELACSCADMAESMDRDLRKKLWLKVAKEVVRTAADIKSAMAFLRRTDLISIEDVLPFFSDFAVIDDCKDDICEALEGYAAHIEELKDEMDEASRSAAAIQQDIAKLSERFVTIEPDQKCHHCMQVLVQRQFYIFPCRHGFHADCLIGEVTKTMSARGLRKLLELQQQISALTSGLVPALPSSALANMGFLKDGSRAAVNAAQGARQVGMNGLQASARGLGNVTAAMGLDKLRERVVPDAVISAISAGVSVSVAGGRRVLAPLDPFSNPTTDWVAGSRTAAQRRTATLTTASGANDGQDGPNKNAIGSARGIEDQERIQQLRDQLDALIAGSCPMCDGSANAISRPFISDKEAADEWAL, via the coding sequence ATGTTTGACGACTTTGTTCAGAGCTCTTCGTCGCAGCAAACtacaccaccaccaaaTCAAAGGCGAAAGAATGCCTACACTGGCAGTCTACATACCAACGGTCACGCTTCCATTCCGCCTCGCTTTTCTGATGTGACCTACGACTCGATCAATGATGGCTTTGAACCCGACCACTATGGTGGCCGCGGCATTGACGAACAAGACACCATACACGACGGCTTTGGAGCACCCTTGCTAGATCCGATCGCTGCGCTCGAGACTGGGTTCGTCTCTTCAGACGCGGGCCCTTCATCACATTCGGAGCCCATCTTCCAGCTGGGCAGGGTTCAATATGCCTTTTCAGCACCACTGGCTCTTATGACTGTCTCATCCAACATTCTGACCATGTGTTTGTATGCGTACCCCAATCCATCCCAATCCTCCAGTCCGTTCCCAACTGCTCCACCAAAGCTGGTGCGCATCAACCTCGACGATCCAGAACACTCGCAAGAGGCCGATATTCCCATTCCACCAACGCCTCGCGCTGCACGCAACGCTCCGCCACCAGATCCTAGCACACTTGGCCCACACAAAATGTTTGCTGATCCGTCCGGTCTCCATCTCCTGCTCGCTATGCGCAACGGTGACAACTATTACTGGGCCAGCGGCTGGAGAAAAGCTCGTCTCCTTCCTAAACTCAAGGGCCACATCATCGAGAGTGTAGCGTGGAACAAGGAAAGTCAGTCGTCGCCATCAGCAGTAGCGCGCAAACGCACACCAAACTCTAGTCCTTCTCTCTCCACCACACGCCAGATTCTGCTGGGCACAAGATCAGGAGACATTTATGAAGCTGTCATCACAGCTGCAGTGGGCAGTGACCCTGACGATGGCGATATCTTTGACAAGATCGCTCGCCGAACAGCTGGCACTGGTGCCGAAAGGGGTGACGTCGACCGTGTCGTGCGACACATGACCACCTTGCCAGAACGTCAGCCGGTGACCGGCCTCGTGGCCGAGTTCTTTCCTCGCACGGCACCAGCTCCATCAGTTGATTCATCAGCGGCAGCCCCATTCTCGGTATCCAGCGAGCTTCTCCGAGctgtcgtcatcgccaccaCAAGTACGCGCATCTATGAGTATATTGGAATTCTCGCTAAAACTCGCGCCGACGACACTGACTCGCAGTCTCTCTTCGACAAGCTCTTCCTGCCCTACCGTGGCGACTCTTCGCCCAACCTCAAATCTGAGCTCCCTGGTGATCTGCCGTACTCTGAGCTACACACTTGGACTCCGTCCTCTTCCAAACACACCTCGGCGCTCGCATGGCTCACCGGTCCGGGCGTCTACCACGGTCTTCTATCGTACCCATCCGATGCAACAGCTGGCGACAGTGTCATTGAGACTGCCAATCTATTGCCGTATCCAGCCATTGCGATCGAAGACGAAAACAACAACAGCCCAAGCAAACGCCGCAGTCGCATCAGCTCTACTTCCAATGGCGACCAAATTGCATTCAATCAAGGCGGAGCACCCATTACAGAAATTCCGCTCAGCATCGCATTGACAGAGTTTCACTTTGTCTTGCTCTATCAGGACCGCGTCATGGCCATCAGTTCGCTCGACGACCACGTTATCTTCGAGGAGGCCCTTCCACTCAAGCCTCACGAGCGCGTCATAGGTACTGCTGTCGATGTTACAAAGCAGACCTATTGGATTTATACCGATGCCAGCAtctttgagcttgttctTCGCGATGAGGACCGTCACGTTTGGCGTGTATACCTTGATCGAGGTTCGTTTGACACCGCGCTCAAGTATGCCAAGCCAGGCGTCCAGCGAGGCACGGTCCTCTCCTTCCAAGGCGATCGTTTCTTTGCTGAAGGCAAGTACATTCAGGCTGCCCAATGCTATGCACAGACATTCATGCGTGCCTTTGAGGAGATTGTCCTGCGCTTCACCGATGCCGAGCAACGCGATGCGCTGCGATACTATCTCGTCATGCGGCTGGAACGGCTCGACAGGACCTACGACGTGGCTCAACGCATCATGCTCGCAACCTGGCTCGTGGAAATCTACCTTAGCAAGATCAACCAGCTTGAAgacgtcgctgctgccgaggccGCCAGTCAGGACGTGGACAACTACCGCCTAGAGATCACCATGATCACCGAAGAACTGCACCAATTCCTCTCAACCTATCGCTCATTGCTCGATCCGCATACCACTTTTGATCTCATCAAAAAGCACGGTCGATCCGATGTCTATCTTCACTTTGCTTCGGTCATCGGCGACCATCCGCGCATCGTGCGCCACCACGTCCAGGCCAAGCAGTGGACAAAGgccatcgacgccatcaacaAGCAAGGATCACTCGAACTCTATTACAGCTTTGCTTCCGTGCTCATGCGACATGCGCCTGCGCAGACGGTCGATTGCTGGACTCGCCAGCGCAAGCTAGAACCACGTCAGCTTATTCCTGCCTTGCTGCAGCACAAACCTGATTTGGACCTAGGAGAGACCGATCAAGCAGTCAAGTATCTGAGCATCATCATTGCTGGCAAGAACGGAAACAAGGACACcgcgattcacaatttgCTCCTCACGCTGCTAGCACGCAATGCATCTCGCTACccgaagcgtgaagagaCAAAGCAAGAACTGCTACGCTTcatcgacgatgccaaACCAAACCCATTAACAGGCCATCCGTACTTTGACCTCGATTATGCGCTGCGCACGTGCTTGTCGCAGGGGCAGATGGAGGCGTGCGTACGCATCTATGCCAAGATGAGCCTGTTCGAGTCAGCAGTTGAGCTGGCTATTCGAGAAGGAGAGGTTGAACtcgcctgcagctgcgccgACATGGCTGAGTCCATGGACCGCGACCTGCGCAAGAAGCTTTGGCTCAAGGTTGCCAAGGAAGTCGTGCGCACTGCAGCCGACATCAAGTCGGCCATGGCGTTCCTACGACGTACCGatctcatctcgatcgaggaCGTGttgcccttcttctccGATTTTGCAGTGATCGACGATTGCAAGGACGACATATGCGAGGCATTGGAGGGCTACGCTGCACATATTGAAGAGCTCAAGGATGAGATGGATGAAGCTTCGCGTTCGGCTGCCGCTATCCAGCAGGACATTGCAAAGCTTAGCGAACGATTCGTCACGATCGAGCCGGATCAGAAGTGCCATCACTGCATGCAGGTACTCGTTCAACGACAGTTCTACATTTTCCCTTGCAGGCACGGTTTCCATGCTGACTGTCTTATTGGCGAAGTGACCAAGACCATGTCAGCGCGCGGTCTGcgaaagctgctcgagctccaGCAACAAATCTCGGCGCTAACAAGTGGTCTCGTGCCTGCACTGCCGAGTTCGGCGCTAGCAAATATGGGATTCCTCAAAGATGGCTCGAGGGCGGCTGTGAACGCTGCCCAGGGTGCAAGGCAGGTAGGGATGAATGGATTGCAGGCCAGCGCAAGGGGCTTGGGCAATGTGACGGCTGCGATGGGCCTTGATAAGCTTCGCGAGCGCGTGGTGCCAGATGCCGTCATAAGCGCGATCTCGGCTGGTGTGAGCGTTAGCGTAGCAGGTGGGCGAAGGGTGTTGGCGCCATTGGATCCGTTTTCGAACCCGACAACAGATTGGGTGGCAGGCTCGCGCACGGCGGCACAACGACGTACTGCCACTTTGACCACCGCATCGGGGGCCAATGATGGTCAAGACGGGCCCAACAAGAACGCAATCGGCTCAGCAAGGGGCATCGAAGATCAGGAAAGGATTCAACAACTTCgcgatcagctcgatgcACTTATCGCCGGGAGCTGTCCGATGTGCGACGGAAGCGCAAACGCTATCAGTAGGCCGTTTATCTCAGACAAGGAAGCCGCAGACGAGTGGGCACTGTAG